Proteins encoded within one genomic window of Gloeobacter kilaueensis JS1:
- the vapC gene encoding type II toxin-antitoxin system tRNA(fMet)-specific endonuclease VapC, producing MKYLLDTNICIIYLKGKNSNLQLKLNATPAEELAVCSVVKAELSFGAMKSTYPERNFRLQQAFLEQFISLPFDDLAAFTFGIVRAELESKGTPIGAYDVQIAAIALANNLTLITHNVREFNRVSNLRLEDWEAD from the coding sequence ATGAAATATCTTCTTGACACGAATATTTGCATTATTTACCTAAAGGGTAAAAACTCAAACCTGCAGCTAAAACTCAATGCGACTCCTGCTGAAGAGCTGGCCGTATGCTCGGTAGTCAAGGCAGAACTATCCTTTGGTGCTATGAAGAGTACCTATCCAGAACGAAACTTCAGGCTACAACAGGCATTCTTAGAGCAGTTTATATCATTACCCTTCGACGATCTTGCAGCTTTTACCTTTGGTATAGTCCGAGCAGAACTGGAATCAAAGGGCACTCCAATTGGAGCCTACGATGTGCAGATCGCAGCTATTGCTTTGGCAAACAATTTGACATTGATAACACATAATGTCCGCGAATTTAATCGAGTAAGCAATTTAAGACTCGAAGATTGGGAAGCGGACTGA
- a CDS encoding M48 family metallopeptidase, which yields MSPTTAIPVSRSDRWYDHEDLRWAARHWAVRIGVKVKQIHLRQMSNKWASISTAGRLTLNTELLPLPRELGEFVIVHELVHLLVPNHGRVFKSFMFAYLPDWEERAARLQQSTHPNS from the coding sequence ATGAGCCCGACTACAGCAATTCCGGTTTCACGGTCCGATCGCTGGTACGACCACGAAGATTTGCGCTGGGCCGCCAGACATTGGGCAGTGCGTATCGGAGTCAAAGTAAAACAGATCCACCTGCGGCAGATGTCGAACAAGTGGGCCTCCATCTCGACAGCCGGACGCCTGACCCTCAATACGGAACTGCTGCCATTGCCGAGAGAACTCGGTGAGTTCGTGATCGTTCACGAGCTGGTTCATCTGCTGGTACCAAATCACGGTAGGGTCTTTAAGAGTTTCATGTTTGCCTACCTGCCTGACTGGGAAGAGCGGGCTGCCAGACTGCAGCAGAGCACTCACCCAAACTCTTAA
- a CDS encoding type I restriction endonuclease subunit R, translated as MSERSAVQNPMLLYASGIGWEYVAPERALALRGGSAGLYFNNILEEQLLRLNPNVVDAARAADILRQLTLLRPTIEGNRDALTWLRGEQSVFVPGERRERNVRLIDFDGLENNVFQVTEEWRQQGVAFNNRADVVFLINGIPVAVAETKASSKPNAVAEGIDQIRRYHNETPEMFTAAQVFEVTQLWDFYYGVTWNTVRKNLFNWKEEIQGDYERKVKAFFSRSRFLKLLHDHILFLTSDDQLLKIILRQHQVKAVERVIERVQDPVKRRGLIWHTQGSGKTLTMITIAAQLLRDVPGTEKATVLMLVDRNELETQLFKNISAYGIGAVKVAQNKNDLKQILASDHRGLVVSMIHKFDDIPAAINPRTGVVVLVDEAHRTTGGDLGNYLMAALPNATYIGFTGTPIDRLASGKGTFKVFGCDDEQGYLDKYSIRESIEDGTTLKLNYTLAPSELRVERETLEQQFLNLADTEGVSDIEELNAVLDRAVVLKEMMKAPSRIEQIAAHVAQHFRENVERMGFKAFLVAVDREACVLYKEALDKHLPPEWSVAVYSSLHNDPPKLRQYALSPEAEKQVRRDFIKKDSLPKILIVTEKLLTGYDAPILYCLYLDKPMRDHVLLQTIARVNRPYEDENNQPKSYGFVLDFVGIFERLERALAFDPETVATAIQNIDVLKHLFTTLMSEAAPKYLSLTRGWNDKARERAIEHFLEVRVREEFFKFFKQVQSLYDILSPDAFLRPFIDDYQALAELYAEIRNAYSTDPYIDKELTRKTMDLLRQGTAVSNLATPATIYELGPAELAAIKDGNASDTAKVLNLRKLLAAKVAAESQAKPFLLSIGERAEEVVLKFEDRQLTTQQALEEFERLAREYIEADAERRRLAVDENTYAIYTALNLVVPDLTVAQAERINELFKAYPDYLWNESEKAKLRAELYKNLRTLAGPSKMIHLANTLLKLQRV; from the coding sequence ATGTCAGAACGTTCTGCCGTCCAGAACCCGATGCTGCTGTACGCCAGTGGGATCGGTTGGGAGTATGTCGCTCCGGAGCGTGCCCTGGCACTGCGGGGTGGGAGTGCGGGGCTCTACTTCAACAACATCCTGGAGGAACAACTGCTGCGCCTCAATCCCAATGTGGTTGACGCTGCCAGGGCGGCGGACATTCTGCGGCAGTTGACGCTGCTCAGGCCCACCATCGAGGGCAACCGCGACGCGCTCACCTGGCTGCGCGGCGAGCAGTCGGTCTTTGTACCCGGCGAGCGGCGGGAGCGCAACGTCAGGCTCATCGACTTCGATGGGCTTGAGAACAACGTCTTTCAGGTCACTGAGGAATGGCGGCAGCAGGGCGTGGCTTTTAATAACCGGGCCGATGTCGTCTTTCTCATCAACGGCATCCCCGTGGCTGTGGCCGAGACCAAGGCCAGCAGCAAGCCCAACGCCGTGGCCGAGGGGATAGACCAGATTCGTCGCTATCACAATGAGACGCCCGAGATGTTCACGGCGGCCCAGGTGTTCGAGGTGACGCAGCTGTGGGACTTCTACTATGGCGTTACCTGGAATACGGTTCGCAAGAATCTCTTCAACTGGAAGGAGGAGATCCAGGGCGATTATGAGCGCAAGGTCAAAGCGTTCTTCAGCCGGAGCCGCTTCTTGAAGCTGTTGCACGACCACATTCTTTTTCTGACCAGCGACGACCAACTGCTCAAGATCATTCTGCGTCAGCACCAGGTTAAAGCCGTCGAAAGGGTGATCGAGCGAGTACAAGATCCGGTAAAGCGGCGCGGGCTTATCTGGCACACCCAGGGCAGCGGCAAGACCCTCACGATGATCACCATTGCCGCTCAGTTGCTGCGCGATGTGCCGGGCACCGAGAAGGCGACGGTGCTGATGCTCGTGGACCGCAACGAACTGGAGACCCAACTGTTCAAGAACATCTCCGCCTACGGCATCGGTGCTGTGAAGGTTGCTCAGAACAAGAACGACCTCAAGCAGATCCTTGCAAGCGACCACCGGGGGCTGGTGGTGTCGATGATCCACAAGTTCGACGACATCCCGGCTGCAATCAATCCTCGTACAGGAGTGGTCGTCCTGGTGGACGAGGCACACCGCACGACCGGGGGCGATCTTGGCAACTATTTGATGGCAGCGCTACCGAATGCCACCTATATCGGTTTTACCGGTACGCCTATCGACCGGCTGGCAAGTGGCAAGGGGACATTCAAGGTCTTCGGCTGCGACGACGAACAGGGCTATCTCGACAAATATTCGATCCGCGAATCGATCGAGGATGGCACGACGCTGAAGCTCAACTACACCCTCGCCCCCTCCGAGTTGCGGGTGGAGCGGGAGACACTCGAACAGCAATTTTTGAACCTGGCGGACACCGAGGGGGTAAGCGACATCGAAGAACTCAACGCTGTGCTGGATCGAGCAGTCGTCCTCAAGGAGATGATGAAAGCACCCAGCCGCATAGAACAGATCGCCGCCCACGTCGCTCAACATTTTCGGGAGAACGTCGAGCGGATGGGCTTCAAGGCGTTCCTGGTGGCGGTGGACCGCGAAGCCTGCGTCCTCTATAAAGAAGCCCTCGACAAGCACCTGCCGCCCGAGTGGTCCGTGGCCGTCTATTCCTCCCTGCACAACGATCCGCCCAAACTCAGGCAGTACGCCCTCTCCCCGGAAGCCGAGAAGCAGGTCCGCCGGGACTTCATCAAGAAGGACTCCCTGCCGAAGATCTTGATCGTCACCGAAAAACTGCTCACCGGGTACGACGCACCTATCTTGTACTGTCTGTACCTCGACAAGCCCATGCGCGATCACGTCCTGCTGCAGACCATCGCCCGCGTCAACCGGCCCTACGAGGACGAGAACAACCAGCCAAAATCTTACGGCTTTGTGCTCGACTTTGTGGGCATCTTCGAGCGGTTAGAAAGGGCTCTGGCCTTCGACCCCGAGACCGTAGCCACAGCTATCCAAAATATCGACGTTCTCAAGCATCTGTTCACGACCCTGATGAGCGAAGCGGCCCCAAAATACCTGTCACTTACCAGAGGCTGGAACGATAAAGCCAGGGAGCGGGCCATCGAGCACTTTCTGGAGGTGCGCGTCCGCGAGGAGTTTTTCAAGTTCTTCAAGCAGGTCCAGTCGTTGTACGACATTCTCTCCCCGGATGCCTTTCTCAGACCCTTCATCGACGACTACCAGGCTCTGGCAGAGCTGTACGCCGAGATTCGCAACGCCTATTCAACTGATCCGTACATCGACAAAGAACTCACCCGCAAGACGATGGACCTGCTGCGGCAGGGAACCGCCGTCTCCAATCTCGCCACTCCCGCTACGATCTATGAACTGGGACCGGCGGAATTAGCGGCCATCAAGGATGGCAATGCCTCGGATACCGCCAAGGTGCTCAACCTGCGCAAGCTGCTGGCGGCAAAGGTGGCTGCGGAGAGCCAGGCCAAGCCCTTCTTGCTGTCTATAGGTGAAAGGGCGGAGGAAGTCGTCCTGAAGTTTGAGGACCGGCAACTGACCACCCAGCAGGCTCTCGAAGAGTTCGAGCGGCTGGCCCGCGAATATATCGAGGCGGACGCCGAGCGTCGGCGTCTGGCGGTGGACGAAAACACCTACGCTATCTACACCGCGTTGAATTTGGTGGTACCAGATTTGACGGTGGCCCAGGCAGAGCGCATTAATGAGCTATTCAAGGCGTACCCGGACTACCTGTGGAACGAATCAGAAAAGGCCAAGCTGCGCGCCGAACTGTACAAGAACCTGCGAACGCTCGCCGGTCCTTCAAAGATGATTCACCTGGCCAACACTTTGCTCAAACTGCAGCGCGTATGA
- a CDS encoding restriction endonuclease subunit S, with product MEKERKAALMQHLFTYGTRSEPTKQTEVGEIPESWQLAPLKSIARLLSGGTPSKERLDWWKGNIPWISPKDLKKPRLNNVEDYITHEALNNGSCLAPAKTIFIVVRGMVLAKDIPLAIAEIPMAFNQDLKGMSVNPGYNPEYIYRAVVWRKSSLSRAIGTSAHGTKRLDTSAIEELVLPMPINLKEQDAISMILTAAEMKATTLEKEIAILQEFFKAMLEELMTGQLSALPLIDENALAHNIPG from the coding sequence TTGGAAAAAGAGCGCAAGGCAGCTCTCATGCAACACCTATTCACCTACGGCACTCGCAGCGAGCCTACGAAGCAGACGGAGGTTGGTGAGATTCCTGAGAGTTGGCAGCTTGCTCCACTCAAGTCAATCGCACGTTTGCTTAGTGGAGGTACACCCTCTAAGGAGCGCCTTGATTGGTGGAAGGGTAATATTCCCTGGATCAGTCCTAAAGATTTGAAAAAGCCTCGGCTGAATAATGTTGAGGACTATATTACTCATGAGGCGTTGAATAATGGTTCTTGCTTAGCACCTGCTAAGACTATTTTTATAGTTGTTAGAGGCATGGTGCTTGCCAAAGATATTCCACTCGCGATTGCAGAAATTCCTATGGCCTTCAATCAAGATCTCAAAGGTATGAGCGTAAATCCTGGATATAATCCTGAGTACATTTATAGAGCGGTCGTGTGGCGCAAGTCTAGTCTTTCTAGAGCTATTGGCACTTCCGCGCATGGGACCAAACGCTTAGATACTTCTGCAATTGAAGAGCTTGTACTCCCTATGCCTATAAATCTGAAGGAACAAGATGCTATTTCAATGATCTTGACTGCTGCAGAAATGAAAGCTACTACACTCGAAAAGGAAATAGCTATTTTACAAGAATTCTTTAAGGCGATGCTCGAAGAACTGATGACTGGTCAGCTCTCCGCATTACCTCTAATCGATGAAAACGCTCTTGCTCACAACATCCCAGGATAA